The nucleotide window atttcaaacgGTGACAGAAACTGTGATCTGTGCGTCATCCTTCACCACACAGAGACCAAAGTACAGCCGACCTCTTCCACTGAAGAtgtaaaaaaccccaaaatctGCCGAGCCGTGACGTGACGCAAAAAACCTTTCTGCCCCGTGATGCCAGAGTGACGACTGGCGAGACGCAGCAACATGGATGGAGGGAGACAATCTGGAGGGGGAGGAGCAGAGGGAAAGAGACCCACGCTCTGACATCACACGGGCTCTTATATACGGAGGGAATGGAGCCCACTGCACTTCACATTCAACCAGGAATCTCTGACAACCATCTCAGACattgaggagaagaaaaaagaagaagaagcagcagcagcatctccaGCCACTTCAGTTGCTCTCTGACCCTTAACCTTATGGACTAGGCTCGTCCTCAGGTGAACTCCTCACTGCGGAAGCCCCCCTTTTGTTTCACGCCGTTTCTCATTTTGTCGTCAAGATGCAGGCGCAGCTGGCTTGTGTGCTCCTCCTCTGTTTCCCATGCGGCGCGCTCTGCACAGGTAAGCAGCAGGCATCGCTCAGCAGGTCCCGTTCTCCTCTGTCGTTTCATCTACTGGACCAAACCGTACTAAAATAGATGATTTCTGCCCGGGTTCACGTGATTTAGAGCGTTCAACAGGTGCATGATTTCAGAAAGTTTATGCAACATCAGATGCTGTTCAAGACGAGTTGTGTCTAATTTGAatgtttgctgaaaagttgttaTAATTTGACGAGTTTTTAAGAATTTACTATTTGGAAACGAATTTAGTTATTTAAGTTAAATCTCaaggaaatatttcaaatgtctgcAGTTCAGTTTTCCTCTGAAACTTGTGTgtggaaaattaaatcaatccacactgaaaatgtaattaaaaactgtaaccaataataataataataaaaattaaattattagttttgtaaaattaacCTCAAAGATGAatttacttaaattaatttcatttcaacTTCTCTAATTTTATATTGACAGCAACAGGTAAGATGTTCCCTTTTACAACTTATTAATCAAATGAAAGAACTCAAAAGcataatatttgaaatttctTATCTCAtcaacatccaaaataaatatttaggacCTAAATGTTTAAGTAGATTAATAGTTTCTCAGCTTCTGTCATTGTTATGGACAAACAGGTTTTTGCTTGATTCCAACTGGGAGCAGGATTGTgactaataaattaaatctggaCACAATACTCTACCAAATTTTTGAGAACACCAGCTCACTTCTCATGCATGTTTCTGTAAGATTGCTACTTTGACAgttatttaacattaaatttaagGACTAATATTCTGAATTGAGTAATATTCTGTAGTGAGCAATGTTGCTAAAGCTTCAAAATTCAGTTATGTAGTATAATCTGAATATTTGATTTAACCTAGACATTCATAAATGAGCTTTTTcctagatattttatttattgggcCTGATGAAGCAGCTGGGCTTCATCTAAAACGGTGAAATTGGTCTAAATGGACTCACCTGCTGGAAGACTGATGTCGCCTTCAGCCATGTTAAACTGTTGTCGAGATGCATTATCTTCCTCAAGGAGGAATAAACTGTGTGTTACATATAAATGATCATTATTGACAATAATCCTGTCTtgtaacacacacacttccCTGCTGGCTGGATGGTTTTCTCATCCTGTTTCTCTGTCAGATGTAGAGCAGGAGCAGCGAGCGCTCGCTGAGGAGCTCCTCACCAGCCTCTTCACCTCTAAGGTacgttctctctctcttcttttttttttctttttttctttttttttacccctgcAGCATCAGAGAACCGGTCTCCAAAAAGCGGCGGACGTTTTTAGTGACCTCCCACCTTCACCCGCACATGGCCAACCAGGTGTCCTTTCATAAAAACCTGCAGTGGAAATCCCCAACCCCCGTACCTGTGTTCAGGCTGAGTGGGTGGAAAATGATCAATCAAAAGAGAGCACTGACGGCTCCTGGTGTACTGtggagtaaaaatgttttcGTACTCTACGCAGTGAGAAAATCCACTCTTTGAGaaagaaaaggtgaaaagtGAATCACTTGTTGCTTTTGGCCTTTTATCACATTATCTTGATCATTAGAGGTGTGTGTGATACTGCATATTTTGGTAAATACACAGACAGAATCACCAATGCTGATACtgatacatttattatttcaatatcGTCAAACTTCAGACCAACAGgcgtttttgtgttttttcctttaaattgtttcattaaAGCCTCAGAGATAATTTCAACAAAGTTTATAGgtgtttactaaaataaaaataaaatttaagtatCGATCTTACATAATAGTATCAATACCAATACCGATACTGATACCATTACTGTTTGctaaagtttaataaatcatCAAACTTCTGATGCTTTTGTGCTTGAATTACTTCGGAAGAAACCAGGACAGAATTTGCACAAAGTCTATAGgtgtctaaaaaaataaattaataacatattaacatgacaaacagaatcaatagaaaaaccaaaatttgtgtttttagagtTGAGAAACTTacaatactaaaataaaatttcaagaggGAATCTGGACTTAAAGCATCGATCTTACCACACTAGTGTCTATCCAATTCTGATactgatgttttttattatttaagtttaatatatcatcaaatttttttaattatagatGTTTTTCCGGTttatgtttgaattattttatttaaacctaGGGCAGAATTTCGACAAAGTTCATAGGTATGTACAAAATAATGTCATAGCATATTAACATGATAAACAATCAAAATACCAAACAATTTTTTGCGCATTTTTTCctaaacaaaggtaaaaaaaaatatgatttgagAGATAATCAAAACAAGAATTTCTTTTGAGGTAACACTGAGAAGCcacaatacaaaaagaaaataacatttcaagagggaatctgaaactaaagcaTCGATCTTATCACTTCAATAACGATCCGATGCTGATATCAGCTTGGTATCGATATTACCAATACTTTGGATCAACTCGCCCACCTGTAATGATGATATCCAGTCAATGAGAGAATAACTCTTTATGAGAGGAAGCGTAAAGACACAGAGACTGGCTAATGGGATTCAGATGGAGCTGGCAGCTTCCTAACGACATCACATCCTGCTCCTTTTCTCTGCCAGATAAATAACTGGTCCGCTCGCACGGAGACGTGACGGTGACAAATCAGCCATGTGATTCATTGCTGCTGATGCTCTACTCGCGCTCAGAGGTGATGATTGTGATTCTAAGTTGTCGGATGACTGATAGAGCGGTCGAGAAACTGGAAGGAGAACCAGCGTAAAGAGAGAATGCTGTCACTCTCCATTTGAACGATATTGGTGATCCTCACAGGACCTCAGTCTGTCTGTACATTTAACTAACCTGGAGCTGTGTAAGTCTTTGATTGATTTCCAAATGTTGGCAGCTCATTGTTTCTTTGAGAGCTCTTTATCTTCTActtagcaaacagaaaaatcccaatgtaacaaattaacgtcctactaaaaaaaactaaactaatagaacatttatttagttgtaCAAATCATCTGCACAGTGGTTAGTGGACGAGATATTAGCATTCATTTAACATTTCTCAATCTGGATGTTATTTACCTACATATTAATTTACAACCTGCAAAGCTAGATCCAGGCCTAAGGATAAAGTTTAACAGTTTGCGATGTTACTAAAATGGTAatacagtaatccctcgtttatcgcgggggttacgttccgaaaatgacccgcgataagtgaaatccgcgaaatagaaaactttttttttttttacaattagcaactattaccTTTTTGCATTCGTATTAAAATTGACTGCTGCTGTCGTccttatgtttttttcctccttctttatGTAACGAACGGAAGATTCATTGATTCCATAATGGCGAGCAACAGCTGCATAGCTTTTACCTTCCCTTAGCATGTCCAGAAGTTTAACTTTATCTGAGATAGGTAGCATCTTCCGCCGTTTGGGCCCATCCGCAGGTGCTTTTGTCGGTCCAGGCCGTTTCGTCGACATTATGGGTTTAGGAGATGttcgaaattacaagataatttggccaacttaatgtaaatttgccaagctgttttatgtacgtacacataactgcacgagacgacaaaatgatagcacaattcgtagcatgttttgatacaagaagcgggagtgagtttttagcaaatcagaatgcagagcacaatgcaccaaaaaaaaaaaaattgcattatgaaaatccgcgaaatagcgaatccgcgataagtgaaccgcgaagtggcgagggatcactgtaattaaaaacttaagtcaaacttttacatttgacttaaaatgttatcactatattttgtggtactattgtgataacaataaaagtgtcTTTTGCTGGTTTTAGGTTTGTACGTTTAGTTATGACTGCATGGCACAGCAATCAACGCccaataaacacaaatactgctaataaaaaacattcctaTTTTTCAATTGGTTTCTTAAAGACaccatttaaataaagaagagGGATTTACTAAACTAAGAAAAGTAACTACATTAAATCatatttgcaaatttaatgaagTATATTGAGGCTCTCCTGAAACAGAGGAGAAAGTTAACGTGTCATGGCAAGGTTATCACTTCTTGGACTTTTCAAGCAAAATCATCATTATAATAAATCCAAGTTCTTattatgataataaaataaacaatattataaATGTGCACTGCTATTTGTGGCTTTGACAgtgttatatatataaaccaGAATTAGATAACTTTGGTTAAGAGAAACTCAGGTTGTCAGCATGTCTGGCTTTACAATTAGCATAGTTGCTACTAGCTTGTTCTTAACTACTACTTGGTTCTTTACTACTactatttttaatcatttagtAATAGTACTTCACAAAATTAACTACTTTATCCTTCTCTGTTACATCAATATAATTGCTTTCTGATTTACGCTTGCTAGCAAATCAGATTTTAGCTTCCGCTAAACTAGCTAAAACTAGATCAAATTCACCAGCCTTTCTACTCTGTTGCACATGTCAAATGTGAATCACAACTGACACAATATTTTGTTAGAATTTAGCTATTACAACATTAAACTTACAAATTATCGTGCTTGATTAAAGATTCAACTACATTAAGTCTTTAATATCTTCCTAAAGTCCTTTCATAGCAATTCTCAGAGTACTTCAGCTTATTTTGCACCTTTAATTTCTTGCACGGCTCACCAGATTTCAGCTAGGATCTTTAAAATACATGAGGTGGGAtgagtcaatattttattgGCATTAAGAGCCAATTGGTGTCATTTGACGGTGTTCTCTGGACATCTAGGGTTAGGGTAACAAGAGGCAGCATGACAGAAATTCTAACAAGAACATTGGATTACTCTGCATTAGGCTGATTCTATTTTTACCTGAATCTGATTtgcaaaacttatttttactcaaagcaGCCCTGGCTCCGGACGAGTTTAACAAGTGTTGGGGGGCAAAATGAATCTATGTAGCAACAATATTACTTATACTCTtaagtacctttttttttttttttttttacaaaaaagtgaCTCTAGTGAATGTAACAAAAGTATCACCCACTTTTGAACACAGACAACAACATCAGTAACTTATAGGCTACTTGTTAATGCGCTTATGTCGCTGTACTGGTATTAGCTAGTCATCatttagctaacattacctgCATCCAACAGCATTACTCAACTCATTCGGTTAGTTTGGAGGAAAAACTATACacagttctttgtgttttgctgccATGATTCTAAGACACACCTGAGTAGCTCTGCACAGCAGGTGTAAACCCACCGCGAGCGTTTTAATGCTCATGTCGCTTTTAAAGGCGGCTCGGAAAAGCAGGTAGCGACGTGTTAATAACggaataaacagttttaactgctgaaaaaaagtgacagaaggCACAGACATGGGAAGTGCCTGTGCCCGTACTGTATCAAATCGACACTGGAACAACAGAGAGTTGGCCACtttaaggtaaaaacaacaaacagctttcAGTTCAGCGGGGAGAGGGGGAATGGCTCAGACTCAAAAttggtttcttttattttgtcgGACTGTTTCAACTTAAACGCGGACTCGACTCTTCCATCCTACGCTCCCAACCCGGATCTAATTTGCTCTTAGCTTTTGAAAGTAAGTCCCTTTCCCGGTTCCAGCCGAGCGCCCCagttcttctctttctgttgcaGATAAAACACAATAGGCAGACTGCCCCCTACTGGCACGTATCGTTGACCAACCTGTGCCGGCTGGTGGGCGGCCTGCGGCAGGAGGCGTGGAGTGGCGAgcaggaggacgaggaggaggcagaggctTCCGAGCTGAGGGAAGG belongs to Gambusia affinis linkage group LG08, SWU_Gaff_1.0, whole genome shotgun sequence and includes:
- the nts gene encoding neurotensin/neuromedin N; amino-acid sequence: MQAQLACVLLLCFPCGALCTDVEQEQRALAEELLTSLFTSKIKHNRQTAPYWHVSLTNLCRLVGGLRQEAWSGEQEDEEEAEASELREGSLPLLEELYSLQHICRALQSREERLLRDSVEYSEENGDAPLKRKSPYILKRQVAHNTKSRRPYILKRTSVY